A portion of the Trichomycterus rosablanca isolate fTriRos1 unplaced genomic scaffold, fTriRos1.hap1 scaffold_145, whole genome shotgun sequence genome contains these proteins:
- the LOC134305713 gene encoding uncharacterized protein LOC134305713 isoform X3, translating into MGRCFSWDSTRPGCSTSCQCTHHTAMTHIPCNKSHQGGPFLTSVQDKARGFYLMSMQRDPSRWPMSNQCTWADASQGTGQGQGVLPHVNAPTIQQGLSRRFIPNQCAPVDRTVLEALREMDLKINYLTSLVESLVGGRRILPPQQQDDEDLNVIPLDSVEALENLEERLLSNGLKQRMINMLSLSGGHTMKKTIWRIASKVFTPNLAKSLNWCGRGDKRGLKQTACGQVIIAAAMKNPVLPAPTEAEAENCLKDYLRLATRKKTLNYILFSS; encoded by the exons ATGGGCAGATGCTTCTCATGGGACAGCACAAGGCCAGGGTGTTCTACCTCATGTCAGTG CACCCACCATACAGCTATGACA CATATACCATGCAACAAGAGCCATCAAGGTGGCCCATTTCTGACCAGTGTACAGGACAAGGCCAGGGGGTTCTACCTCATGTCAATG CAACGAGATCCATCAAGGTGGCCCATGTCCAACCAGTGTACATGGGCAGATGCTTCTCAAGGGACAGGACAAGGCCAGGGCGTCCTACCTCATGTCAACG CACCCACCATACAGCAGGGACTGTCAAGGCGGTTCATACCCAATCAGTGCGCAC ctGTAGACAGAACTGTCCTGGAGGCACTGAGAGAGATGGACCTGAAGATAAATTACCTGACATCTCTTGTAGAATCTCTTGTGGGTGGTCGTCGAATTTTGCCCCCACAACAGCAAGATGATGAAGACTTGAATGTCATCCCTCTGGATTCAGTAGAAGCCCTAGAAAATTTAGAAGAAAGGCTTCTGAGCAACGGACTGAAGCAAAGGATG ATTAACATGCTGTCACTAAGTGGTGGACATACCATGAAAAAGACAATCTGGAGAATTGCCAGCAAGGTGTTCACCCCCAACCTTGCGAAAAGCCTTAACTGGTGCGGCAGGGGAGACAAGCGAGGTCTAAAACAAACCGCATGTGGACAAGTTATTATTG CTGCCGCGATGAAAAATCCAGTGCTGCCAGCGCCAACTGAAGCAGAAGCGGAGAACTGCTTAAAAGATTACTTGCGGCTGGCAACAAGAAAGAAaactttaaattacattttatttagtagttaa
- the LOC134305713 gene encoding uncharacterized protein LOC134305713 isoform X2 codes for MSHNHHNQANFLIMPSQNKTRVTHVLSIFFFIPCKQHIPCNKSHQGGPFLTSVQDKARGFYLMSMQRDPSRWPMSNQCTWADASQGTGQGQGVLPHVNAPTIQQGLSRRFIPNQCAPVDRTVLEALREMDLKINYLTSLVESLVGGRRILPPQQQDDEDLNVIPLDSVEALENLEERLLSNGLKQRMINMLSLSGGHTMKKTIWRIASKVFTPNLAKSLNWCGRGDKRGLKQTACGQVIIAAAMKNPVLPAPTEAEAENCLKDYLRLATRKKTLNYILFSS; via the exons ATGAGCCATAATCACCATAACCAAGCTAATTTTCTCATCATGCCCAGTCAAAACAAAACTAGAGTCACACATGTTCTgagtatctttttttttattccctgTAAACAGCATATACCATGCAACAAGAGCCATCAAGGTGGCCCATTTCTGACCAGTGTACAGGACAAGGCCAGGGGGTTCTACCTCATGTCAATG CAACGAGATCCATCAAGGTGGCCCATGTCCAACCAGTGTACATGGGCAGATGCTTCTCAAGGGACAGGACAAGGCCAGGGCGTCCTACCTCATGTCAACG CACCCACCATACAGCAGGGACTGTCAAGGCGGTTCATACCCAATCAGTGCGCAC ctGTAGACAGAACTGTCCTGGAGGCACTGAGAGAGATGGACCTGAAGATAAATTACCTGACATCTCTTGTAGAATCTCTTGTGGGTGGTCGTCGAATTTTGCCCCCACAACAGCAAGATGATGAAGACTTGAATGTCATCCCTCTGGATTCAGTAGAAGCCCTAGAAAATTTAGAAGAAAGGCTTCTGAGCAACGGACTGAAGCAAAGGATG ATTAACATGCTGTCACTAAGTGGTGGACATACCATGAAAAAGACAATCTGGAGAATTGCCAGCAAGGTGTTCACCCCCAACCTTGCGAAAAGCCTTAACTGGTGCGGCAGGGGAGACAAGCGAGGTCTAAAACAAACCGCATGTGGACAAGTTATTATTG CTGCCGCGATGAAAAATCCAGTGCTGCCAGCGCCAACTGAAGCAGAAGCGGAGAACTGCTTAAAAGATTACTTGCGGCTGGCAACAAGAAAGAAaactttaaattacattttatttagtagttaa